The stretch of DNA TATTTAGGATTAGAATGAGAGTTTTATAGGTTCATTTCATTGCAACTTTGCAGAAATTGGAGCAAATACTTTGGGATTAAAATGAAGGTTCTATAcatatattcttttctttttcttaaaaaaaaaagttgcaaCTGTGAAGATTAATGTGTGTTTTATACGATAAAATTGGTTTCGGGTTTGGATATATAGCAGAAAGTGGAGCAAATACTTAAGGTTACCAGAAGAGTTCCCAGTATTgatttttaggattaaaatgaagttcatatgatttttttttgataaagAAGTTCATATGATTTAAATGAAGGTTTTATAAGTTGTTTGTATTGCACCTGTGCAGATCAATGTGTGATTTATATCTGGATCATCTGTTGCAAACGAATACTTAGGGTCAATAGAATTCCTGGTATTGATTTCTGTGAACAATTTTGATTGCCGCTGGGTCATTTGGGTGAGAATATGTAAGTTATGGTATCAAGATCGTTAAAACGAATTGCGTCTCGTTGCTGGAGGCCATCCTTTGACGGTGAGAATTCTTGTAAGGCCGGCGATGCTAATGGTAGGGTTGATGGATTGTTGTGGTACAAAGATTCTGGAGAGCATTATACCGGCAAGTTTTCAATGGCAGTAATTCAAGCCAACAATCTATTGGAAGACCATAGCCAACTTGAATCAGGTCCTTTGAGCTCATTTCAATCAGGCCCTTATGGGACATTTGTCGGAATTTACGATGGTCATGGAGGTCCTGAAGCTGCTAGGTTTATAAATGAACACCTTTTCGACTATATCAAGAGTATGTTATTCCTTCTCTACTTTGTTGAATATAATCATCATTTATtactttttcactttaatttggataggtcATGATGTCTCGGCTTGTTTCAGAAACTTCATTTTTTGATAATCGTAACATGGATGACAAATGTCAAACTTTGACTCAACTCTAATCCTCTTCCCGTGCATCTAATTTCTTCCCCCCCCCCCTTCTCTGGCTCTAGTTTCTGAGTTTTTATTGCTAATGGATCTGGTTACTAACTCAAAAGCTATTAACGATGCAGAGTTTACAACCGAGAATCATGGAATGTCAGCCGATGTTATAAACAAAGCATTTTTAGCTACTGAAGAAGATTTTCTTACTCTCGTCAAGAAGCAATGGCTAAGTAAGCCGCTAATTGCATCTGTTGGTTCGTGTTGTTTGGTCGGAATAGTTTGTAGCGGACTGCTATACGTTGCCAATGTTGGAGATTCTCGTGTGGTCTTAGGTAGACTTGAGAAAGCCTTTAAAGAGGTGAAAGCAATTCAATTGTCGACAGAGCATAATGTACGTTGCGAATCTGTTCGGGAGGAGTTGCAATCATTGCATCCCGATGATCCAAAGATCGTGGTCCTTCGGCACAAAGTATGGCGTGTAAAGGGTATAATACAGGTAAAATTATTGTCCCTCCTTGTTGGTAGTTTGTTGTTCCCATTGTTTCTTCgatttatgttatttgaacaCCAGTGTGAGTGTCAAATACATATATAGTCAATTCTTCATATCTATAATTCGAAAATGTGTCTAACACATGAGAAGGACTTGAAATGTCGGAGCAACATTATCTTCGATAACGATATTTTAAATGGGATTGTTGCTATATGTATTTTTAATGAGTTCCAAATGAACTTTTAATGAGAATCGTGATTTGAATTACTATTTCAATTTTCTTGAATGGGGATATGACATTTTCCATAACTTACAGAAATCTAACCATGTCGGTATGAGAGAATTAGCATGTTGTATAAAATGATAGTTTTATGATGTGATAGATTGCAAGATCCATAGGGGATGCGTATTTAAAGAAGGATGAATTCAACAAAGAACCTCTATTGCCGAGGTTTAGAGTTTCGGAACCATTCGAGAAGCCGATCCTACAAGCGAAGCCATCGATATTAGTACAAAAACTGAGTCCTAAAGAT from Gossypium hirsutum isolate 1008001.06 chromosome D04, Gossypium_hirsutum_v2.1, whole genome shotgun sequence encodes:
- the LOC107899759 gene encoding probable protein phosphatase 2C 38 — encoded protein: MVSRSLKRIASRCWRPSFDGENSCKAGDANGRVDGLLWYKDSGEHYTGKFSMAVIQANNLLEDHSQLESGPLSSFQSGPYGTFVGIYDGHGGPEAARFINEHLFDYIKKFTTENHGMSADVINKAFLATEEDFLTLVKKQWLSKPLIASVGSCCLVGIVCSGLLYVANVGDSRVVLGRLEKAFKEVKAIQLSTEHNVRCESVREELQSLHPDDPKIVVLRHKVWRVKGIIQIARSIGDAYLKKDEFNKEPLLPRFRVSEPFEKPILQAKPSILVQKLSPKDRFLIFASDGLWELLSNQDAVNIVNACPRTGIARKLVKAALREAAKKREMRYSDLKKVDRGVRRHFHDDITVIVLFLDSHLLSRASCRRF